The following coding sequences lie in one Amycolatopsis cihanbeyliensis genomic window:
- a CDS encoding recombinase family protein produces MTTRLYCRECGWHPVFRRKRTALRAAARHHCTGTPVAETRPPWCSRLWTTLWAGRSGTSAVDHEVDADDQTGDGDLVDARGNRIQWAVLAAHHADTTRRARAAMVEIVRAGYQVGPPPYGYRALRIRVTDPSGHSRLRAVLVPDWQTGAVVKQIFIWRADHGLTFAVIAARLNSDLRQYPAPRPNGRWSAKAVRRIVANVKYTGRQVWARTIAGRPVPTERWVTSAPKVHEPLVDERTFHRAQPGAAERPSGVADSADSPPSAA; encoded by the coding sequence ATGACCACGCGCCTGTACTGCCGCGAGTGCGGCTGGCACCCCGTGTTCCGGCGCAAGCGCACCGCGCTGCGCGCCGCCGCCCGCCACCACTGCACCGGCACACCGGTGGCCGAAACGCGACCACCGTGGTGCTCGCGGTTGTGGACAACCCTGTGGGCAGGCCGGTCGGGTACCTCCGCCGTCGACCACGAAGTCGATGCGGACGACCAGACCGGTGACGGCGACCTGGTCGATGCCCGCGGCAACCGCATCCAGTGGGCCGTGCTCGCCGCGCACCACGCCGACACCACCCGCCGCGCCCGAGCGGCGATGGTCGAGATCGTCCGCGCCGGCTACCAGGTCGGGCCGCCGCCCTACGGCTACCGCGCCCTGCGCATCCGGGTCACCGACCCCAGCGGACACAGCAGGCTGCGGGCGGTCCTTGTCCCGGACTGGCAGACCGGCGCGGTCGTCAAGCAGATTTTCATCTGGCGTGCCGACCACGGCCTGACGTTCGCTGTCATCGCTGCACGACTCAACAGCGACCTGCGCCAGTACCCGGCCCCCAGGCCGAACGGGCGGTGGAGCGCCAAGGCCGTCCGGCGGATCGTCGCCAACGTCAAGTACACCGGGCGCCAGGTCTGGGCCCGCACCATCGCCGGCCGCCCAGTGCCCACTGAGCGGTGGGTCACCTCGGCACCGAAGGTGCACGAGCCACTGGTTGACGAACGCACCTTCCACCGCGCCCAGCCCGGCGCTGCTGAACGTCCGTCCGGCGTGGCGGACTCGGCCGACTCTCCGCCGAGCGCGGCATGA
- a CDS encoding DNA methyltransferase has translation MNDRPTARWPLPLPPGEEPPMPPLSVWPTGQRDPLAQLRDAGCVPGTETDTERIPPAVAAHAIATYTRPGDLVLDPDCGAGTVLTTALRAGRHALGLTARTRWWTLARANVTAAKTAGAWRDGSVLDARPKVLATVRAAGLIGRVGLVLTTLRTERDRVSGPDRDPVESALADLATTLLYCEPLLRSGGYVAVVARPLRHPDGSLVDLTTPLIATGTSAGLAPVERCIALTAGLRGSRPVTRASLAERRAARARAAGTPTALTAHREVLVFQLAHDATLAAAAAADIPWPMDEATRFIVHGVERPRGRRAA, from the coding sequence ATGAATGACCGTCCCACGGCACGCTGGCCGCTCCCCCTGCCGCCGGGGGAGGAGCCGCCGATGCCGCCGCTGTCGGTCTGGCCGACCGGACAGCGCGACCCGCTCGCGCAACTGCGCGATGCCGGCTGTGTGCCCGGCACCGAGACCGACACCGAGCGGATCCCGCCCGCGGTCGCCGCCCACGCGATCGCCACCTACACCCGTCCCGGCGACCTCGTTCTCGACCCGGATTGCGGCGCGGGCACCGTGCTGACCACAGCACTACGCGCCGGGCGTCACGCGCTCGGACTGACCGCCCGCACCCGGTGGTGGACGCTCGCTCGCGCGAACGTCACCGCCGCCAAGACCGCGGGCGCCTGGCGCGACGGCTCGGTCCTCGACGCCCGGCCGAAGGTACTCGCGACCGTTCGGGCCGCCGGGTTGATCGGGCGAGTCGGACTCGTCCTGACCACCCTGCGCACCGAGCGGGACCGCGTGAGCGGTCCGGACCGCGACCCGGTCGAGTCCGCCCTCGCCGACCTCGCCACGACGCTGCTCTACTGCGAGCCGCTGCTGCGTTCCGGTGGATACGTCGCCGTCGTCGCGCGACCTCTCCGGCACCCGGACGGCTCACTGGTCGACCTGACCACACCGCTCATCGCCACCGGGACCTCTGCCGGGCTGGCGCCGGTCGAGCGGTGCATCGCGCTGACCGCCGGACTGCGCGGCAGCCGACCGGTCACCCGCGCATCACTTGCCGAGCGCCGCGCCGCCCGCGCACGCGCCGCCGGGACGCCGACCGCGCTCACCGCGCACCGCGAGGTGCTCGTGTTCCAGCTCGCCCACGACGCCACACTCGCCGCCGCCGCAGCAGCCGACATTCCGTGGCCGATGGACGAAGCCACCCGGTTCATCGTCCACGGCGTCGAGCGACCCCGCGGGAGGCGAGCGGCATGA